The region AAGTTCTAATTTAAAACAGATGAAAATAAGCGAAGAGGAATTTAAACAATGGTTGAAGTAATTAAAGACTATCCAGTCGTTTTTGAAAAAGCAGTTGATGGCTACGGGATTTATGTCCCATTTCTTGATGGTTGTGTCTCCTACGGGGACACTTTTGAAGAGGGTGTAAAAAATATTAAAGAGGCTTTAACTCTTCATTTGAGTGGAATGATTGATTATGATGAAGTTGTCCCAGAATTTGACTTTGAAGAGATCAGAAAGAATTTAGCTGAAAATAAGTTTTTAGTTTTTATTGAACCTGATAGAACACTTTTGAAAGGACTTTTAAAAA is a window of Thiovulum sp. ES DNA encoding:
- a CDS encoding hypothetical protein (PFAM: Uncharacterised protein family (UPF0150)) — protein: MVEVIKDYPVVFEKAVDGYGIYVPFLDGCVSYGDTFEEGVKNIKEALTLHLSGMIDYDEVVPEFDFEEIRKNLAENKFLVFIEPDRTLLKGLLKKGKVKRINITIDEYLLEYTDLRVKELNTTRSALIESGLRAILN